The genomic window CGCGAATCCGAAGTCCCGGTCTGTTCGGAACGACGGTTTCCGCCTTTGAAGTGCTCGATTTTTCGCGGGTTTTGCCTGAAATCGCAACTGCCTCGTGCGTTGAAATACTTGGGGGAAATTACCGCCGGTTCCCCCCCATGATCGCCTTCCCCGGGTTCCCCGCGCCGGGGGCGCCGAAACACCGCCTTGACATAACCCTTCACACGGTCATAGACTGAAGGCCTATGGCAATTGTCCTCTAACAGAAGCCGCGCAGCGTTAAGCGAACTCCAACGCATCGGGCCGATGACCCGTCCAATGCGAATGTGGTGGTGCGGCTTCTGGTCTCCTCGTTCGGCAATCCCCGCAAATACTGCTGTTTGAGCACATTTCATCGGAATATCAGAGGAGATATGAGCGATGGACCAATCCGAACTGACGGTTTGCTTTTATGATGTCTTCGACGCCTCTTTGCCTCGTCTGGGGCCTGGAGACGATCTTTCCACACAAAAGGCCATCAGCCTGCTGCGCGCGGCAAAGCCGGAACGGATGAATCCTCCGGGCCCGTTGGGGCTCAAGATCCTTGATCTGGGGTGTGGAAACGGGGCTCAGACCATCCAGTTGGCAAAGCACCTCGACGGAACCATCGTGGCGGTCGACAACCACGAGCAATACCTGACCGAGCTCAGGCGGAGGGCCGTCGCGCAGGGCGTTTCGGACAAAATCCATACCTGCCTCGACGATATGCGCGACTTCACGAAGCGAGAGGAACGCTTCGATCTGATCTGGTCGGAAGGAGCCGTGTACTTCATGGGATTTGCGGAAGGGCTGGCCGCCTGTCGAAAGCTGCTGGTGCCGGGCGGGTTGATGGCCGCATCCGAGCTCACCTGGTTCCGGCCCGACCCGCCGGCCGAGTGTCGAGAGTATTTTGCCGGCGTCTATCCTCCCATGGTCGATAGCGCCGCTAACCTGGCGACCGTCGAAAACTGCGGATACGAGGTGCTGGGATACTTTGCATTGCCGGAATCGGCATGGCTGGAAAGCTTTTATCGCCCCATCGAGAATCGGCTTCGGTCACTCCAGGAAAAGTATGCCGCGGACCGTGCCGGAAGCGAAACAGTCGAATCCATCCGCAAGGAGGTCGACATCTATCGCAAGTACTCCAGTTGGTATGGCTATGTCTTCTACCTGATGCAAAGCCGTTGAGGCGCGATTGGGCCGGGGTCGCGGTTACAGTGCCCCCGGCCCGCTTCCCGCCCCGACCGCAGTCGGTCGGAATCTCTCGAATAGTCGCCGGTATCAGGATAAGCTCGATGCCTGGACGAGGCAAACGGGACGGGGCAGCGGATGGTTTCAACAACTCCGTTCGGTGTCGATCGCTTGCCCGTGCGGGGTGTTTCCGGCAACGAAGGCGGTCTTACGGGGGGGATTGGCCTTAAGGTTGCGAATACCGGGCCAGATGAGGACTGCCGAGAAAAGAACCCTCAGGTACGCCTCAGGCATATGGTTTGCCGCCATCCCTCCAATTATGCCGCCTCCGATCACGCCGGGAACCAGGCCGATCAGATGTCCCGTTTGAACATTGTTGAGCCTGAAATGGGTCCATGCCCCCACCGAGCCTGCAACGACCATGGCGGCAAGTGAAGTGCCGTTCGCGGCATGTTGAGTGAAACCCAGGCACAGAACCATTGCGGGAACCATGATCGTGCCGCCTCCAACTCCCATCATGCCTGAAGCGAAGCCG from Syntrophobacter fumaroxidans MPOB includes these protein-coding regions:
- a CDS encoding SAM-dependent methyltransferase — translated: MDQSELTVCFYDVFDASLPRLGPGDDLSTQKAISLLRAAKPERMNPPGPLGLKILDLGCGNGAQTIQLAKHLDGTIVAVDNHEQYLTELRRRAVAQGVSDKIHTCLDDMRDFTKREERFDLIWSEGAVYFMGFAEGLAACRKLLVPGGLMAASELTWFRPDPPAECREYFAGVYPPMVDSAANLATVENCGYEVLGYFALPESAWLESFYRPIENRLRSLQEKYAADRAGSETVESIRKEVDIYRKYSSWYGYVFYLMQSR